CCCGCGCGGCCACGTCTTCGGTCTTGCGGTCAATGGCATGGGCATAGCCGAGGCGTAGCAGTCGGGCACAGCTTTCGGCCCCTGCCGTGACGCCGATCATCCGCGCGCCAAGGGCCTTGCCCCATTGGCCCGCGATCTGACCGACCCCGCCCGAGGCCGCCCAGAACAGCACATCGTCACCGGGCTGCACCTTGTAGGTGCGGGTCAGCAGGTAATGCACCGTCGTGCCCTTCATCAGCACGGCGGCGGCGGTGCGCGCGTCGATGCCCTCGGGCAGTTTCACGGTACGCGCGGCGGGCAGGTTGCGATGGCGGGCATAGGCCCCCAGCACCGGCCCATAGGCCACCGCGTCCCCGACGGAAAAGTCGGAGACGCCCTCGCCGATGGCAATCACCCGCCCGGCCCCTTCTAGGCCGAGAGGGCTTGGCAGGGACATCGTGTAGGTGCCCGAGCGCTGGTAGACATCCATGAAGTTCAGGCCGATCGCGTCCTGCACGATCTGGACCTCCCCGGGTCCGGGGGCGTCCAGCGGCGCCGTTTCCAGCTGCATGACCTCGGCCGCGCCCTGTTCGTGCATCACGATCCGCTGCGTTTCGGTTACGGTGTCCGGGTCGGTCATTTGGTGAATTCTCCAGCCTCGAGGATGACGGT
The Pseudooceanicola algae genome window above contains:
- a CDS encoding quinone oxidoreductase family protein, which codes for MTDPDTVTETQRIVMHEQGAAEVMQLETAPLDAPGPGEVQIVQDAIGLNFMDVYQRSGTYTMSLPSPLGLEGAGRVIAIGEGVSDFSVGDAVAYGPVLGAYARHRNLPAARTVKLPEGIDARTAAAVLMKGTTVHYLLTRTYKVQPGDDVLFWAASGGVGQIAGQWGKALGARMIGVTAGAESCARLLRLGYAHAIDRKTEDVAARVREITGGKGVQVVYDSVGKASFDASLQSLGRYGMFVSFGATTGEAPAVTPGQLQYNGSLYFTRPTLADYIAERSDLVAAAEAIFDMVASGAIAVNIDQTYPLADVVRAHHDLEAGRTTGSSLLLPVGTS